In one Streptomyces sp. NBC_01288 genomic region, the following are encoded:
- a CDS encoding universal stress protein: protein MAQLIVVGVDGSADSRTAADWAATEAELRGLPLRVVHVSTLPDEQLLTTWPYVREPSPDALVTSLTKDHPGLRAEAVALTGEVVSALLPLTAEADCTVLGLRGTGGFAGLALGSVAHEVAERSERPVVLVPSGSVHSRRGRSPYGVTLGVDGGELPGTVVDFAFDAACRRDTGLHVVHAWRLPSPAEHWMPYAPPEKDRGRWEDQEAQRLSDALRPWREKYPHVGVYEDLRLQSPAAALVQASVPASAELLVIGRAGTTLGPTLHAVLEHTACPVTVVPHHA from the coding sequence ATGGCCCAACTGATCGTTGTCGGCGTCGACGGTTCCGCGGACAGTCGCACAGCCGCCGACTGGGCAGCCACGGAAGCCGAGTTACGCGGACTCCCCCTGCGGGTCGTCCACGTCTCGACACTCCCCGACGAGCAACTCCTCACCACCTGGCCCTACGTCCGCGAGCCCTCTCCCGACGCCCTCGTCACGTCACTCACGAAGGACCACCCCGGACTCCGGGCCGAGGCGGTCGCCCTCACCGGAGAGGTCGTATCGGCGTTGCTCCCCCTGACCGCCGAGGCCGACTGCACGGTCCTCGGGCTGCGCGGTACGGGCGGTTTCGCGGGCCTGGCCCTCGGTTCCGTGGCTCACGAGGTCGCCGAGCGCTCCGAGCGGCCGGTGGTCCTGGTGCCGAGCGGGTCCGTCCACAGCCGCCGCGGGCGGTCACCGTACGGCGTGACGCTGGGCGTCGACGGCGGCGAACTGCCGGGCACCGTCGTCGACTTCGCCTTCGACGCCGCCTGCCGGCGCGACACCGGCCTGCACGTCGTACACGCCTGGCGGCTGCCCTCACCCGCCGAACACTGGATGCCGTACGCACCACCGGAGAAGGACCGAGGCCGCTGGGAGGACCAGGAGGCCCAACGCCTCTCGGACGCGTTGCGGCCCTGGCGGGAGAAGTATCCGCACGTGGGTGTCTACGAGGATCTCCGCCTCCAGAGCCCTGCGGCCGCCCTGGTCCAGGCGTCGGTCCCGGCCTCGGCGGAACTGCTGGTGATCGGCCGCGCGGGCACGACACTCGGGCCCACCCTGCACGCTGTACTGGAACACACCGCGTGCCCGGTGACCGTAGTCCCGCACCACGCATGA
- a CDS encoding P1 family peptidase — protein sequence MPVPPSPQVPAVPRRARQLGLGVGDLPTGTHNAITDVPGIRVGHTTLIHPPRVHSGVTAIVPEGVGPGSPLPAGVFAGNGYGKLLGTTQIVELGALETPVLLTSTLSAFRVADALVGWILERPEGADVPSLNPVVGECNDGLLSDIRSRPVREEHVLAALESASAGPVAEGSVGAGTGMTALGFKAGIGTSSRRVPVVGQEATLGVLVQANFGGTLRVLGRTVTPADVGLPADESSPGPETGSCMIVTATDAPLDARQLTRLARRSVYALARVGAGYSNGSGDYGLALGTRPLGTPAGPAVVPDAGLDLLFGAVLDAVEEAVLNSLLTAARVTGPGGHTRYPLPAGELLALLG from the coding sequence ATGCCCGTGCCGCCAAGCCCTCAAGTGCCCGCAGTACCCCGCCGAGCCCGTCAACTCGGGCTCGGCGTCGGTGACTTGCCCACCGGAACGCACAACGCGATCACGGACGTGCCCGGCATCCGCGTCGGACACACCACACTGATCCACCCGCCGCGCGTGCACAGCGGCGTCACCGCGATCGTGCCCGAGGGGGTGGGCCCCGGAAGCCCGTTGCCCGCCGGGGTGTTCGCGGGCAACGGCTACGGCAAGCTCCTCGGCACCACGCAGATCGTCGAACTCGGCGCGCTGGAAACCCCCGTGCTGCTCACCTCGACCCTGTCCGCCTTCCGGGTCGCGGACGCCCTGGTGGGCTGGATCCTGGAACGGCCCGAGGGCGCCGACGTCCCGAGCCTGAACCCGGTGGTGGGGGAGTGCAACGACGGGCTCCTGTCCGACATCCGGTCGCGTCCGGTGCGGGAGGAACACGTCCTCGCCGCACTTGAGTCGGCGTCCGCCGGACCCGTCGCCGAGGGGTCGGTCGGCGCGGGCACCGGGATGACCGCGCTCGGCTTCAAGGCGGGCATCGGCACCTCGTCGCGGCGGGTGCCGGTCGTGGGGCAAGAGGCGACGCTCGGGGTGCTGGTGCAGGCCAACTTCGGTGGAACGCTACGGGTGTTGGGTCGCACGGTCACTCCCGCTGATGTGGGCCTTCCTGCGGACGAGTCCAGTCCCGGTCCGGAGACCGGCTCGTGCATGATCGTGACTGCCACCGACGCGCCCCTGGACGCCCGCCAGTTGACGCGGCTCGCCCGCCGCTCCGTCTATGCGCTGGCCCGGGTCGGCGCCGGTTACAGCAACGGCAGTGGTGACTACGGCCTTGCCCTGGGCACTCGTCCTCTGGGTACGCCAGCCGGGCCCGCGGTGGTGCCTGATGCCGGGCTCGATCTTCTGTTCGGCGCCGTGCTGGACGCCGTAGAGGAGGCGGTTCTCAATTCGTTGTTGACCGCTGCTCGGGTCACCGGGCCGGGTGGGCATACGCGGTATCCCTTGCCTGCGGGGGAGTTGCTTGCCCTGTTGGGGTGA
- a CDS encoding FecCD family ABC transporter permease, whose translation MTVRTLLLTGGGLIALLVSVAFAVTIGPADISTADVWASVAAHLGGGESTLAPLRDGIVWDLRMPRTLLAAVCGAGLSLCGAVMQSLLRNPLADPFVLGVSSGASTGAVAVVVLGVGGGAVSLSAGAFVGALLSFGLVMLLSHSLGAGMDRVVLSGVAAMQLFSALTSFTVLTSADAETTKGVLFWLLGSLSGADWGQVLLCAGALALVLVVCLGHATTLDAFAFGEEAAAGLGVNVARARLILLCATALLTAVLVSCAGAIGFVGLVLPHVTRALTGAGHVRLLPITALTGAVFLVWVDTLARTVVDPQEVPVGVVTSLIGVPAFVVVLHRGRRKT comes from the coding sequence GTGACCGTCCGCACCCTGCTGTTGACGGGCGGCGGGCTGATCGCGCTGCTGGTCTCCGTGGCCTTCGCGGTGACCATCGGACCCGCCGACATCTCCACGGCCGACGTGTGGGCGTCGGTCGCGGCCCACCTCGGAGGCGGCGAGAGCACGCTCGCCCCGCTGCGGGACGGCATCGTCTGGGACCTGCGCATGCCCCGCACGCTGCTCGCCGCCGTCTGCGGCGCCGGGCTTTCGCTGTGCGGCGCGGTCATGCAGTCCCTGCTGCGCAATCCGCTGGCGGACCCGTTCGTGCTCGGCGTCTCCTCCGGGGCGTCCACGGGGGCGGTCGCTGTGGTCGTGCTCGGGGTGGGCGGCGGGGCGGTGTCGCTGTCGGCGGGTGCGTTCGTCGGTGCGCTGCTCTCCTTCGGCCTGGTGATGCTGCTCAGCCACAGCCTCGGCGCGGGCATGGACCGGGTGGTGCTGTCCGGCGTGGCCGCCATGCAACTCTTCTCCGCGCTCACGTCGTTCACTGTGCTGACGTCGGCGGACGCCGAGACCACCAAGGGTGTCCTGTTCTGGCTGCTCGGCTCGCTCTCCGGCGCGGACTGGGGCCAAGTACTGCTCTGCGCGGGCGCGTTGGCGCTGGTCCTGGTCGTCTGCCTGGGCCATGCCACCACGTTGGACGCGTTCGCCTTCGGCGAGGAGGCGGCCGCGGGCCTCGGCGTGAACGTCGCCCGCGCCCGGCTCATCCTGCTGTGCGCCACGGCGCTGCTCACCGCCGTCCTGGTCAGCTGCGCGGGGGCGATCGGCTTCGTCGGCCTCGTCCTGCCGCACGTCACCCGCGCGTTGACGGGTGCCGGGCATGTACGACTGCTGCCGATCACCGCGCTGACCGGAGCCGTCTTTCTGGTGTGGGTGGACACCCTCGCCCGTACCGTCGTCGACCCCCAGGAGGTGCCGGTGGGGGTGGTGACGTCACTGATCGGAGTACCGGCGTTCGTAGTCGTGCTGCACCGAGGCCGGAGGAAGACATGA
- a CDS encoding ABC transporter ATP-binding protein encodes MSTPAPDTGLHADRVTRRTDGQLIVDGVTLALHPGETVGLLGPNGSGKSTLLRLLAGVLPTSTGVVTLDGRPLAEVGRRATARRIATVEQHTHTQTELTVREVVGLGRIPHRRAWSPASAADAHAVTEALERTGLTDRAAQSWHTLSGGERQRAQIARALAQEPRELLLDEPTNHLDIQHQLDLLDRIADLPVTTVIALHDLNLAAMYCDRLLVLNTGRTVAEGTPTEVLTPALIKDVYGVSAEVGHDPGHPVIRFLRRGSGCRGGGTEPPA; translated from the coding sequence ATGAGCACCCCCGCTCCGGACACCGGCCTGCACGCGGACCGGGTAACCCGCCGCACCGACGGCCAACTGATCGTCGACGGCGTCACGCTCGCCCTGCACCCCGGCGAGACCGTCGGCCTCCTGGGCCCCAACGGGTCAGGGAAATCAACCCTGTTGCGTCTGCTGGCCGGTGTCCTCCCGACCTCCACCGGAGTCGTCACGCTGGACGGTCGCCCGCTCGCCGAAGTCGGGCGCCGCGCAACCGCCCGCCGTATCGCCACCGTCGAGCAACACACCCACACCCAGACCGAGTTGACCGTCCGCGAGGTCGTCGGCCTCGGGCGTATCCCGCACCGCCGCGCCTGGTCACCGGCGTCGGCCGCCGACGCCCACGCCGTCACCGAGGCCCTCGAACGCACCGGCCTCACCGACCGCGCCGCCCAGTCCTGGCACACCCTCTCCGGCGGCGAACGCCAACGCGCCCAGATCGCCCGCGCTTTGGCCCAGGAACCCCGCGAACTCCTGTTGGACGAACCGACCAACCACCTGGACATCCAGCACCAGTTGGACCTCCTCGACCGGATCGCAGACCTCCCGGTCACCACCGTGATCGCCCTCCACGACCTCAACCTCGCCGCGATGTACTGCGACCGCCTGCTCGTCCTCAACACCGGCCGCACGGTGGCCGAGGGCACCCCGACCGAGGTCCTGACCCCGGCCCTCATCAAGGACGTCTACGGCGTCAGCGCCGAGGTCGGCCACGACCCTGGGCATCCGGTGATCCGTTTCCTGCGGCGCGGGAGCGGATGTCGTGGCGGGGGGACGGAGCCACCTGCGTGA
- a CDS encoding ABC transporter substrate-binding protein → MPVIRTAPVPLRRRTAALLIAPALLLTACGGSDGDSADGETEKSAAGFPLTLTDCGKTVTLKSAPKRVVSLNQGTTEILLSLGLADRIAGTATWTDPVLKGLTKANATVPRLADNAPSFEKVLDAEPDFVTASFVSTLGKGGVATREQFEKLGVPTYVSPSDCAGKDNESGGDGSRSTPLTLDSVYGEIRDLSRAMGVKARGDQLVAQLKARVTKATTGLDASDTSLMYWFANSQSPYLAGCCGAPGAITRTVGAKNAFSDTHDEWPQINWETVADRDPDVIVLGDLTRKSQTAETAKAKIHFLETNAATRNLTAVKKKRYILLSGQAMNPSIRTVEGIEQVAAGLRDFGLAK, encoded by the coding sequence ATGCCCGTGATCCGTACCGCCCCCGTCCCGCTGCGTCGCCGTACCGCGGCACTCCTCATCGCGCCCGCCCTGCTGCTGACCGCGTGCGGCGGTTCCGACGGCGACAGCGCCGACGGCGAGACGGAGAAGTCCGCCGCGGGCTTCCCGCTCACCCTCACCGACTGCGGGAAGACGGTCACGTTGAAGTCAGCCCCGAAGCGGGTCGTCTCCCTCAACCAGGGCACCACCGAGATCCTGCTCTCGCTCGGGCTCGCCGACCGCATCGCCGGCACCGCCACCTGGACCGACCCGGTGCTCAAGGGCCTGACGAAGGCCAACGCGACCGTGCCGCGCCTCGCCGACAACGCGCCCTCCTTCGAGAAGGTCCTCGACGCCGAACCCGACTTCGTCACCGCCTCCTTCGTCTCGACGCTCGGCAAGGGCGGAGTCGCGACCCGCGAACAGTTCGAGAAGCTGGGCGTGCCGACGTACGTCTCGCCGTCCGACTGCGCGGGCAAGGACAACGAGAGCGGCGGCGACGGTTCGCGCAGCACACCGCTCACGCTCGACAGCGTCTACGGCGAGATACGCGACCTGTCCCGCGCGATGGGCGTGAAGGCGCGCGGAGACCAGCTCGTCGCCCAGCTCAAGGCGCGGGTGACCAAGGCCACCACCGGCCTCGACGCCTCCGACACCTCCCTCATGTACTGGTTCGCCAACTCCCAGTCGCCCTACCTCGCCGGCTGCTGCGGCGCCCCCGGCGCCATCACCCGCACCGTCGGTGCGAAGAACGCCTTCTCCGACACCCATGACGAGTGGCCTCAGATCAACTGGGAGACCGTCGCCGACCGTGATCCCGACGTCATCGTCCTCGGCGATCTGACCCGCAAGTCGCAGACCGCCGAGACCGCCAAGGCGAAGATCCACTTCCTGGAGACCAACGCCGCCACCCGCAACCTCACCGCCGTCAAGAAGAAGCGGTACATCCTGCTCAGCGGCCAGGCGATGAACCCCTCCATCCGCACCGTCGAAGGGATCGAGCAGGTCGCCGCCGGCCTGCGCGACTTCGGACTCGCCAAGTGA
- a CDS encoding plasmid stabilization protein: MPRGSSAKRERQYEHIKEGAEKRGVSEGRAKEIAARTVNKERARAGESATASRTSTRDPKSAPQRGGERSHSGAQGPTKDQLYAEARKRGVDGRSSMNKQQLAKALGY, from the coding sequence GTGCCGCGAGGTTCCAGCGCGAAGCGCGAGCGTCAGTACGAGCACATCAAGGAAGGCGCCGAGAAACGAGGCGTCTCCGAGGGCAGGGCCAAGGAGATCGCCGCCCGCACCGTGAACAAGGAGCGCGCCCGCGCCGGCGAGTCCGCGACCGCGAGCAGGACATCCACCCGGGACCCGAAGTCCGCCCCGCAGCGCGGCGGCGAGCGTTCTCACAGCGGGGCGCAGGGACCGACGAAGGATCAGCTCTACGCGGAGGCCAGGAAGCGCGGTGTCGACGGCCGTTCGTCGATGAACAAGCAGCAACTGGCGAAGGCCCTCGGCTACTGA
- a CDS encoding GNAT family N-acetyltransferase produces MPELQPLHADHAPAVLTFESVNRAYFATSISDRGDAYFDEFTAGFDALLAEQEAGICAFYVLVAEDGSVLGRFNLVDITDEHTATLGYRVAQHVTGRGVATATVKELCRLAASQHALRTIRAATSHENIASQRVLTKAGFTPVGPAHPSDIGGKQGTWYQRDV; encoded by the coding sequence ATGCCCGAACTACAGCCACTCCACGCCGACCACGCCCCGGCGGTCCTGACCTTCGAGTCGGTCAACCGCGCCTACTTCGCCACCTCGATCTCCGACCGCGGCGACGCCTACTTCGACGAGTTCACCGCCGGCTTCGACGCCCTGCTGGCCGAGCAGGAGGCCGGCATCTGCGCCTTCTACGTGCTCGTGGCCGAGGACGGCTCGGTCCTCGGGAGATTCAACCTGGTCGACATCACCGACGAACACACGGCGACCCTCGGCTACCGGGTGGCACAGCACGTCACCGGTCGGGGCGTGGCGACGGCAACCGTCAAGGAACTGTGCCGACTGGCAGCCTCACAGCACGCCCTGCGCACGATCAGAGCGGCCACCTCCCACGAGAACATCGCATCCCAGAGGGTCCTGACCAAGGCCGGCTTCACCCCGGTAGGCCCCGCCCACCCCTCCGACATCGGCGGCAAACAAGGCACTTGGTACCAGCGCGACGTCTAG
- a CDS encoding CbtA family protein yields the protein MEKKLILRGILAGAVAGLLAFVFARIFAEPQIAKAIDYESGRDAAQNALDKAAGLPVEAADPDLFSRTIQANVGIGVGMIFFGMAMGALFAVAYTVCLGRTGGLRARNLALLVAGGGFLGMYLVPFLKYPANPPAIGHEETIQQRSALYLIMVVCSVAFLAGAVYLGKHLQARFGNWNATLLAGAAFVVAIGIVMLLLPQLGHLSYNKANFGNQATETPLPLKDDKGTIVYPGFPADVLFNFRFYSVAAQLILWTALGLIFAPLAERLLNPARPDANTPSQEPDPVPA from the coding sequence ATGGAAAAGAAGCTCATACTGCGCGGCATACTCGCCGGCGCAGTCGCGGGCCTGCTCGCCTTCGTGTTCGCGCGCATCTTCGCCGAGCCACAGATCGCCAAGGCCATCGACTACGAGAGCGGCCGTGACGCCGCCCAGAACGCCCTGGACAAGGCGGCCGGCCTGCCCGTCGAGGCCGCCGACCCCGACCTGTTCAGCCGCACCATCCAGGCCAACGTCGGTATCGGCGTCGGCATGATCTTCTTCGGCATGGCGATGGGCGCCCTGTTCGCCGTCGCCTACACCGTCTGCCTCGGCCGCACCGGCGGGCTGCGGGCACGCAACCTGGCGCTCCTCGTCGCCGGCGGCGGATTCCTCGGCATGTACCTGGTGCCGTTCCTGAAGTACCCGGCCAACCCGCCCGCGATCGGTCACGAAGAGACCATCCAGCAGCGCAGCGCCCTGTACCTGATCATGGTCGTGTGCTCCGTCGCCTTCCTCGCGGGAGCCGTCTACCTCGGCAAGCACCTCCAGGCACGCTTCGGCAACTGGAACGCGACCCTCCTCGCCGGCGCCGCGTTCGTCGTCGCGATCGGGATCGTCATGCTGCTCCTGCCGCAGCTGGGCCATCTCTCGTACAACAAGGCCAACTTCGGCAACCAGGCCACCGAGACACCACTGCCGCTGAAGGACGACAAGGGCACCATCGTCTACCCGGGCTTCCCCGCCGACGTGCTCTTCAACTTCCGCTTCTACTCGGTCGCCGCGCAGCTCATCCTCTGGACGGCCCTCGGCCTGATCTTCGCCCCCCTCGCCGAACGCCTCCTCAACCCGGCGCGCCCGGACGCCAACACGCCCTCCCAGGAGCCGGACCCCGTCCCGGCGTAA
- a CDS encoding CbtB domain-containing protein, which yields MSSVSTTRPVSTPVVLPVSKSIVWLVGTALIALAVYYFVGVDQGAVSVFGNDMHVHEFVHDARHFLGFPCH from the coding sequence TTGAGCAGCGTTTCCACCACCCGTCCGGTGTCCACCCCGGTTGTCCTGCCGGTCTCGAAGTCGATCGTCTGGCTGGTCGGCACCGCGCTGATCGCCCTGGCCGTCTACTACTTCGTCGGTGTCGACCAGGGCGCCGTGTCGGTGTTCGGCAACGACATGCACGTCCACGAGTTCGTCCACGACGCCCGCCACTTCCTCGGCTTCCCCTGCCACTGA
- the gap gene encoding type I glyceraldehyde-3-phosphate dehydrogenase, whose protein sequence is MTRIAINGFGRIGRNVLRALLERDSELEVVAVNDLTEPATLARLLAFDTTSGRLGRPVTVDGDTLVVDGRRIKVLAEREPADLPWAELEVDLVLEATGRFTSAKAARAHLDAGARKVLVSAPSDGADVTLAFGVNNDAYDPATHTIVSNASCTTNALAPLAAVLDQLAGIEHGFMTTVHAYTQEQNLQDGPHRDARRARAAAVNIVPTTTGAAKAIGHVLPNLEGKLSGDSIRVPVPVGSIVELNTTVSRDVTREDVLAAYRTAAEGPLAGVLEYSDDALVSSDITGNPASSIFDSALTRVDGRHVKVVAWYDNEWGFSNRVIDTLELLAAG, encoded by the coding sequence ATGACTCGCATTGCCATCAACGGATTCGGCCGCATCGGACGCAATGTGCTGCGCGCCCTGCTCGAACGCGACAGCGAGCTGGAGGTCGTCGCCGTCAACGACCTTACGGAGCCCGCCACTTTGGCGCGGCTGCTCGCCTTCGACACGACGTCCGGCCGGCTCGGCCGCCCCGTGACCGTCGACGGGGACACCCTTGTCGTCGACGGCCGACGCATCAAGGTGCTCGCCGAGCGCGAACCGGCGGACCTGCCCTGGGCCGAGCTCGAAGTGGACCTCGTGCTGGAGGCCACGGGCCGTTTCACCTCCGCCAAGGCCGCCCGCGCCCACCTCGACGCGGGCGCGCGCAAGGTGCTCGTCAGCGCGCCCTCGGACGGCGCCGACGTCACGCTCGCGTTCGGGGTCAACAACGACGCCTACGACCCGGCCACGCACACGATCGTCTCGAACGCCTCCTGCACGACCAACGCGCTGGCACCCCTCGCCGCGGTGCTCGACCAACTCGCCGGTATCGAGCACGGCTTCATGACCACGGTGCACGCCTACACACAGGAGCAGAACCTCCAGGACGGCCCGCACCGCGATGCCCGCCGCGCCCGCGCCGCCGCCGTCAACATCGTGCCGACCACGACAGGCGCCGCGAAGGCGATCGGGCATGTACTGCCGAACCTGGAAGGCAAGTTGTCGGGCGACTCGATCCGCGTGCCCGTGCCGGTGGGCTCGATCGTCGAACTCAACACCACCGTCTCCCGTGACGTGACCCGCGAGGACGTGCTCGCCGCCTACCGCACCGCGGCCGAGGGGCCCCTTGCCGGCGTCCTTGAGTACTCCGACGACGCGCTCGTCTCCTCCGACATCACCGGCAACCCGGCCTCGTCGATCTTCGACTCCGCGCTCACCCGCGTCGACGGCCGCCATGTGAAGGTCGTCGCCTGGTACGACAACGAGTGGGGCTTCTCGAACCGTGTGATCGACACGCTCGAACTCCTCGCCGCGGGCTGA
- a CDS encoding GlxA family transcriptional regulator produces MSSARLRRVAVLVLEGAKPLDVGIPAQVFTTRASMPYEVRLCGAAPGLVTGGDGLSYHVADGLDALTWADIVFLPGYRFPDREDPPRGVLDALISAHDRGARLAAISTGAFALAATGLLDGKRATTHWHYTRALATKYPLVRVDENVLFVDEGSVLTSAGAASGIDLCLHILRGDLGVAASNHAARRLVAAPYRSGGQAQYVPRSVPEPLGERFAATREWVLHRLGEPLTLETLARQAAVSPRTFSRRFVDETGYTPMQWVMRARIDMARELLERSERSVEQIAADVGLGTGANLRLHFHRLLGTTPSEYRRTFAQGE; encoded by the coding sequence GTGTCCTCTGCCCGTCTGCGTCGCGTCGCCGTCCTCGTCCTCGAAGGCGCCAAGCCGCTCGACGTCGGAATCCCCGCGCAGGTGTTCACTACGCGGGCGAGCATGCCGTACGAGGTGCGGTTGTGCGGTGCGGCGCCCGGGCTGGTGACGGGCGGCGACGGACTGTCGTACCACGTGGCCGATGGTCTCGACGCGTTGACCTGGGCCGACATCGTGTTCCTCCCCGGGTACCGGTTCCCGGACCGGGAGGATCCGCCGCGGGGTGTCCTGGACGCGTTGATCTCCGCGCACGACCGGGGCGCGCGGCTCGCCGCGATCTCGACCGGGGCCTTCGCGCTCGCCGCCACGGGGCTGCTCGACGGCAAGCGCGCCACGACGCACTGGCACTACACGCGGGCGCTCGCGACGAAGTACCCGCTCGTCCGGGTCGACGAGAACGTCCTGTTCGTCGACGAGGGCAGCGTGCTCACCTCGGCGGGCGCCGCCTCGGGGATCGACCTGTGCCTGCACATCCTGCGCGGCGATCTCGGGGTGGCCGCGTCCAACCACGCGGCCCGGCGCCTGGTCGCGGCTCCCTACCGCAGCGGCGGTCAGGCGCAGTACGTGCCGCGCAGTGTGCCCGAGCCGCTCGGTGAACGGTTCGCCGCGACCCGCGAGTGGGTGCTGCACCGGCTCGGCGAGCCCCTCACCCTGGAGACGCTGGCCCGGCAGGCCGCTGTGTCACCGCGCACGTTCTCGCGGCGCTTCGTCGACGAGACCGGTTACACGCCGATGCAGTGGGTCATGCGGGCCCGCATCGACATGGCCCGTGAGCTGCTCGAACGGTCCGAGCGCAGCGTCGAGCAGATCGCGGCCGACGTCGGTCTCGGCACCGGCGCGAACCTCCGGCTGCACTTCCACCGTCTCCTCGGTACGACGCCGAGCGAGTACCGGCGGACCTTCGCGCAGGGGGAGTAG
- a CDS encoding SDR family NAD(P)-dependent oxidoreductase, with amino-acid sequence MLSNDYLSELFSLDGRVAVVTGGSSGIGRAAAGALARAGASVVVVARKERELTVTVDELTAAGCRAAWVSADLSTRGGIRAAAEAAAAVFGEPDILVNSAGINLRPPMGELSEEVWDTTMALNLEAPHLLGQRFGPGMAERGFGRIIHITSQQAHRAFAQSGAYGVSKGALESLARSQAEAWSPHGVTCNTLVPGFVMTPLNERLSSNPEMVTALAARTLIGRNGLAEDFAGATVFLASRASAYVTGQSVFVDGGFSVH; translated from the coding sequence ATGCTCTCCAACGACTACCTCTCCGAACTGTTCTCACTCGACGGCCGAGTCGCCGTCGTGACCGGCGGCAGCTCCGGCATCGGCCGGGCCGCCGCCGGGGCACTCGCCCGGGCGGGGGCGAGCGTGGTCGTAGTGGCACGCAAGGAGCGGGAACTGACCGTCACGGTCGACGAGTTGACGGCGGCGGGCTGCCGGGCGGCGTGGGTGAGCGCCGATCTGAGTACCCGGGGCGGCATCCGGGCGGCGGCAGAAGCGGCGGCAGCGGTGTTCGGCGAGCCGGACATCCTCGTGAACAGCGCCGGCATCAACTTGCGCCCGCCGATGGGCGAGTTGAGCGAGGAGGTTTGGGACACCACGATGGCCCTGAACCTGGAGGCCCCCCACCTCCTGGGCCAACGCTTCGGCCCCGGCATGGCCGAGCGGGGCTTCGGCCGCATCATCCACATCACCTCCCAGCAGGCCCACCGCGCGTTCGCCCAGAGCGGCGCCTACGGCGTCTCCAAGGGCGCCCTGGAGTCCCTCGCCCGCTCCCAGGCCGAGGCCTGGTCCCCGCACGGCGTCACCTGCAACACGCTGGTCCCCGGTTTCGTGATGACCCCGCTCAACGAACGCCTCTCGTCCAACCCGGAGATGGTGACGGCCCTGGCCGCCCGCACCCTGATCGGCCGCAACGGCCTGGCCGAGGACTTCGCGGGCGCGACGGTGTTCCTGGCGAGCCGCGCCTCGGCTTACGTCACCGGGCAGTCGGTCTTCGTGGACGGTGGATTCTCCGTGCACTGA
- a CDS encoding SAM-dependent methyltransferase: MTDAGFSADDVDTGKPQSARMYDYFLGGKDNYPVDWEAAEKVISLFPAVRQMARVNRDFMHRASRLLAERGVSQFLDIGTGIPTRPNLHQVVQEINPRARVVYADNDPIVLRHAEALLHSTPEGSTTYVQADVREPGKILAAAKEQLDFEQPIALSLMALLHLVADEDDPHRIVGELLNSLTSGSYLALSHATGDFDPETWERVVEVYRKGGTPAQVRSRAEFTSFFKGLELVAPGIELAANWHPEPGEQHSETDEIPLYVGVARKP; the protein is encoded by the coding sequence GTGACGGATGCAGGATTCAGCGCGGACGACGTGGACACCGGCAAGCCCCAGTCGGCCCGCATGTACGACTACTTCCTGGGCGGCAAGGACAACTACCCCGTCGACTGGGAAGCCGCCGAGAAGGTCATCTCCTTGTTCCCCGCCGTCAGGCAGATGGCGCGGGTGAACCGCGATTTCATGCACCGGGCCTCGCGGCTGCTGGCGGAGCGGGGAGTCAGCCAGTTCCTGGACATCGGCACCGGGATACCCACCCGCCCGAACCTTCACCAGGTGGTCCAGGAGATCAACCCCCGTGCCCGCGTGGTCTACGCGGACAACGACCCGATCGTCCTCAGGCATGCCGAGGCGCTTCTGCACAGCACGCCGGAGGGCAGCACCACCTACGTCCAGGCCGACGTGCGCGAGCCGGGGAAGATCCTCGCGGCGGCGAAGGAGCAACTGGACTTCGAGCAGCCGATCGCCCTGTCCTTGATGGCCCTCCTGCACCTGGTGGCGGACGAGGACGATCCCCATCGCATCGTGGGTGAACTGCTCAACTCCCTTACGTCCGGGAGCTACCTGGCCCTGTCCCACGCGACGGGAGACTTCGACCCGGAGACCTGGGAGCGCGTCGTCGAGGTCTACCGCAAGGGCGGCACACCCGCCCAGGTACGATCACGCGCCGAATTCACCAGTTTCTTCAAGGGACTTGAGCTTGTCGCCCCCGGCATAGAACTCGCCGCGAACTGGCACCCCGAACCCGGAGAACAGCACAGCGAGACCGACGAGATCCCCCTGTACGTCGGAGTCGCCCGCAAACCGTGA